A single Biomphalaria glabrata chromosome 2, xgBioGlab47.1, whole genome shotgun sequence DNA region contains:
- the LOC129924654 gene encoding uncharacterized protein LOC129924654, whose translation MQLSTILETNPSGMQLSTILESCPSVMQLSTILESCPSGMQLSTILESNPSVMQLSTILESCPSGMQLSTILESCPSGMQLSTILETSPSGMQLYTILESCPSGMQLSTLLESCPSVMQLSTILETSPSGMQLSTILESGELSYCPSGMQLSTILESCPSGMQLSTILETSPSGMQLSTILESCPSGMQLSTLLESCPSVMQLSTILESCPSGMQLSTILESCPTVMQLSTILESCPSGMQLSTILESCPSGMQLSTILESCPSGMHCPSVMQLSTILESCPSVIQLSTILESCPSGMQLSTKLETNPSVMQLSTILESCPSGMQLSTILESCPSGMQLSTIPSDPATLLNGKKSFYIVHTHLQQNRGICTVVLPASGLYEVKPPLMEEFKEPYMPLKAIDVLRECLLLGKSTSTSQPVPVNQYQSTSTSQPVPVNQYQSTSTSQPVPVPVNQYQSTSTSQPVPVNQYQYQSTSTSQPVPVNQYQYQSTSTSQPVPVNQYQSTSTSQPVPVNQYQSTSTSQPVPVNQYQSTSTSTSQPVPVNQYQSTSTSQPVPVNQYQSTSTSTSQPVPVNQYQSTSTSQPVLVNQYRSTSTSQPVPVNQYQSTSTSQPVPVNQYQSTSTSTSQPVPVNQYQYQSTSTSQPVPVNQYQSTSQPVPVNQYQSTSTSQPVPVNQYQSTSTSQPVPVNQYQSTSTSQPVADSCSSKLTFKKLKLRSSQFTQEDNL comes from the exons ATGCAGTTATCCACCATACTTGAGACTAATCCCAGTGGCATGCAGTTATCCACCATACTGGAGAGTTGTCCTAGTGTCATGCAGTTATCCACCATACTGGAGAGTTGTCCCAGTGGCATGCAGTTATCCACCATACTTGAGAGTAATCCTAGTGTCATGCAGTTATCCACCATACTGGAGAGTTGTCCCAGTGGCATGCAGTTATCCACCATACTGGAGAGTTGTCCCAGTGGCATGCAGTTATCCACCATACTTGAGACTAGTCCCAGTGGCATGCAGTTATACACCATACTGGAGAGTTGTCCCAGTGGCATGCAGTTATCCACCTTACTGGAGAGTTGTCCCAGTGTCATGCAGTTATCCACCATACTTGAGACTAGTCCCAGTGGCATGCAGTTATCCACCATACTGGAGAGTGGAGAGTTGTCCTA TTGTCCCAGTGGCATGCAGTTATCCACCATACTGGAGAGTTGTCCCAGTGGCATGCAGTTATCCACCATACTTGAGACTAGTCCCAGTGGCATGCAGTTATCCACCATACTGGAGAGTTGTCCCAGTGGCATGCAGTTATCCACCTTACTGGAGAGTTGTCCTAGTGTCATGCAGTTATCCACCATACTGGAGAGTTGTCCCAGTGGCATGCAGTTATCCACCATACTGGAGAGTTGTCCCACTGTCATGCAGTTATCCACCATACTGGAGAGTTGTCCTAGTGGCATGCAGTTATCCACCATACTGGAGAGTTGTCCCAGTGGCATGCAGTTATCCACCATACTGGAGAGTTGTCCCAGTGGCATGCA TTGTCCTAGTGTCATGCAGTTATCCACCATACTGGAGAGTTGTCCCAGTGTCATCCAGTTATCCACCATACTGGAGAGTTGTCCCAGTGGCATGCAGTTATCCACCAAACTTGAGACTAATCCCAGTGTCATGCAGTTATCCACCATACTGGAGAGTTGTCCCAGTGGCATGCAGTTATCCACCATACTGGAGAGTTGTCCCAGTGGCATGCAGTTATCTACCATACCGTCCGATCCAGCAACGCTCTTGAATGGTAAGAAGTCCTTCTACATTGTCCACACCCACCTCCAGCAGAACAGAGGTATTTGTACTGTAGTCTTACCAGCGTCTGGCCTTTATGAAGTGAAGCCACCTTTGATGGAAGAGTTCAAGGAGCCTTACATGCCTTTGAAAGCtattgat GTTCTGAGAGAATGTCTACTTTTAGGTAAGTCAACCAGTACCAGTCAACCAGTACCAGTCAACCAGTACCAGTCAACCAGTACCAGTCAACCAGTACCAGTCAACCAGTACCAGTCAACCAGTACCAGTCAACCAGTACCAGTACCAGTCAACCAGTACCAGTCAACCAGTACCAGTCAACCAGTACCAGTCAACCAGTACCAGTACCAGTCAACCAGTACCAGTCAACCAGTACCAGTCAACCAGTACCAGTACCAGTCAACCAGTACCAGTCAACCAGTACCAGTCAACCAGTACCAGTCAACCAGTACCAGTCAACCAGTACCAGTCAACCAGTACCAGTCAACCAGTACCAGTCAACCAGTACCAGTCAACCAGTACCAGTCAACCAGTACCAGTACCAGTCAACCAGTACCAGTCAACCAGTACCAGTCAACCAGTACCAGTCAACCAGTACCAGTCAACCAGTACCAGTCAACCAGTACCAGTACCAGTCAACCAGTACCAGTCAACCAGTACCAGTCAACCAGTACCAGTCAACCAGTACTGGTCAACCAGTACCGGTCAACCAGTACCAGTCAACCAGTACCAGTCAACCAGTACCAGTCAACCAGTACCAGTCAACCAGTACCAGTCAACCAGTACCAGTCAACCAGTACCAGTACCAGTCAACCAGTACCAGTCAACCAGTACCAGTACCAGTCAACCAGTACCAGTCAACCAGTACCAGTCAACCAGTACCAGTCAACCAGTCAACCAGTACCAGTCAACCAGTACCAGTCAACCAGTACCAGTCAACCAGTACCAGTCAACCAGTACCAGTCAACCAGTACCAGTCAACCAGTACCAGTCAACCAGTACCAGTCAACCAGTACCAGTCAACCAGTTGCTGACTCGTGTTCCTCAAAGTTGAcgtttaaaaagttgaaacttagatcaagtcaatttacaCAGGAAGACAACTTGtga